A window of Salvia splendens isolate huo1 chromosome 8, SspV2, whole genome shotgun sequence genomic DNA:
ttgtttaatttgtgaatttgtgattttttattattgtgggatgtccgtcgggatgtctttggggatgtccgccattgtgcagtagGATGTCCGTATGAggtggcatccgcagtgggatgtccgtatgacgtggcaggagatgtttttgggatgtccgcggagatgtccgccgggacatccgcaccactgctaatgctcttacatccctgaaattttgtcacatttttccattttcgtctgttccacaaaatttgttatatttcactttttgtcattttttgtagtgggctccacattccactaacttattcccactcacattttattaaaaactaatactttaaaagtatgactcacatcCTACCAGCTTTTCcaattcactttctattacatttcttaaaattcgtgcccggtcaaactgtgacaaaatttagaggacggagggagtatgttagTACTACATGGTGAGACTCCTGCTCCAAGTATTATTATGAATTAACtgaaaagataaattattatatttatattaatgtaagaTGGACTTTTTTCTGTTATATTTTaaagataaactaaaaaggaaagtgtgacacctattatgaaataaaatagagggaatactttttctttattctttaatttcgtaagattattatttagtttttagtgtttgattaggtattttatttgttagaatttgattattattaaaaagaataaattaaataaaatatttatctatttttttttttttcagtttctgCCTTTTTGAGAAATCAATCTTTATCCATCGCCAATCACTCCTCATAGTAATGTTGCCACCGTGGTCTCTTTTCTAAATACTTTTCCTATATGTATCAGACTATCAGTAACTCGGCCATGGATATTCAATCTGATTATTGCGTCGGAAAGTATATAGTACTATTTCAGTTGGACTCCGGTACGATAAAATATTAGAAGAAATTGTGTTTGGATTGAAATAATGTACTCCTTCTGTCTGTCACCACGAGTCCCGTGTATCATTTTAATTAATCTATCATTGTgcataggagtctcggttcatttttactataaatggtaggtagACTCCACTTTCCAGCAACTaattccactcatatttcattataaaattatgaataaaagtCAATTTTGATCCTAAACATATGGCTAAAATACGATTtttgtccaaaacattcacgttttgaaaaacaggtccataacaaatgaaaatgttgaTGAATTAGTCCtttttttttacggttccgtcaaaagactaacggtcaacgctaattgcacagtggcatgaccgttagttttttgacggtACCGTAAAAAAAGACTACTCCGTcgacattttcatttattatggatatgttttttaaaaagtgaatgttttttatcaaatttatattttaatcatATGTTTAGAATCAAAATTGACCATTACTCctaaaattaatatacaaaaataGATCCTATATTTACTATCTTTTTCCaccaattttgttttatatgtttCTTATAATCCGTGACCAACTCAAATGAGAATGAGTACATAGGGAGTATAAAAGAATATGTTATGATAATCGCAATTCAATAAGTATTAATTAGCTGCTCGAAATAGATTGTGAAATCCCCTATTTATTTTCATCAATAATAAACTTGTTTTCTCTCTTTCATTCATGGCATCAATAGGTTatcttaaaaataataattgctCTTTAAATCCCAAACATTCAAAACAAACGTAACATATCTTTCATTAAATCACACAAAACAGtaaaaaaattgcaatttgAATCACTGGGCCCATTTCAATTGTTGGTCTCAAGCCACTCAAGAATGCCCTTCTCAGTTTCGGAGAGATCTTCCTTCTGCCTCTGCTTCAGATCGCCCTCTAATAACCCAAAATAATCTTTGTAGTTTCGTTTGTAATAGTTATCCAGTCTCTGTGGTTATCAAAAGGAGTACATTTATCTTCATTCAACATCATCTTTTGTACTCACTTCGTACCACAAAAATATAGGCATTTGGAACGGCATGACAATTAATgtacaattagtaaagtaagatattgatagaaagaaaaagtaattataatATTGTTATTAGAGAATGTGTCCACCCTATTAGAGAGAAcgaagttaccaaaaatagaatgaATACTCTTATGGAAAAtctcaaaatgaaaaatgtcATTGTTTTTATGGAACGGGGGAAGTAGTTAATAAAGTTGCGTCGCCTCATCGGTAAAAAACAATGACACTTTAGTCATGCACATTAAAGAAACTTTTTCTATTAGTTCATAATTATATGGTGAGTTAGTTTACACAATCTCAtgatagtacttcctccgtcctaaaaataagaacatttgaaattatatgagttttaatataaaattggtaaaataagagagatatatattaaaaattgtgTTAGTGTAAAATggtctcaccttattagagaaaAAATTCTCCTAAAGagaaaagtttttatttttaagggacgaaccaaaaagaaaagaattttatttttagggaACATGAGCATATTCTTATTCAGGTAGTAAAATGTTATTGCTGAGGAAGTTGATACTTGAAATTGGTgaaaattattcaaaattttaCCTCTTTGTCATTCTTTACTCTGTTTTCTTGGGATTTCTTCAGATATTCTGTGGGAAATTTCGAAAATTAACATATAGAAAAACTAAACACTAAGTTTGAACAAACCaaattattgaaaatagatGAAAACGGACATACTATCAAGAAGGTCGGTTTTGGAGTCAGCAAGCAGAAGAGTAGATGAAAGCAGAAGAACTTCTCTTCTCGCTTTCTTACATGGAGATTTAGCTTCTTGTCTTGATTTTAAGTTGCAAGAAATCACTTGACTCAATCTTGCAGCCATTGTCATTTACAAATTTTGGtggaaattatataatttattcgTATATGGAGTAACTCACAGCCACTAGTTTATGATTTTTGTAGATGGTTATGAAATGGGTAAATTCCAATATGGATCCATATGCAATTTTCTAGATTCCATTGCATGTGATTGGTGGTTGTTTCATTTCAAGATATTTTTGTAGGTTGGGCTAGGGTTGAGAAAAAGCTATACAAATAGTACTATGTTTCATAGAAAATTATGCGGTTGGATTACATGAGTAGTATTTCCTTCCATTTAAATTTTAGGATTAATTTGTTGTGTCCAAACTCATTAAATTCTTAAATAGAGATGGATTATTTGGGATTGACCAGTTAATGAGTCATCGTTCCAacgctaattttttttaaaaataaaataataataataataataataatatattacaaCATATAAAATATTGGTCTGAAAACATTATCCAATGTCATTATCTGCAATTAAAATACATTGATGGTGCACTAATTAGTGTTTTCTACATGGTAAAAGCTGGTTAAGTAGTAAAAACAACATTAAGGTCTGTATTAGTGTTTGAGTGAATATTGATTTTGTAGTTAAAAACGTTAAGGTATATgttaattagggatgtcaatcgggccggcccaccgggtttcgggccaaccctactcgggttgcaggtcaatcgggtgcaggctaatcgggttgagattttttcaggttataaaagttcaaccctaaccctaaacgctcgggtttcgggctggcccagcgggttaatcgggttgctaccgataaaattaacatgcgatcaatccaataaataatgaagaaaagtagttatatttataaaatataaatatttaattatgataaatttgagatatatacttaaactcaaacacaaacatgatcaaatactaatatttgagatttgtgtaaaataaaacataaatttaaatattttaaagcatgttttaaaacatgttttacaaatttaaatatttattaatgaattagatgtttctaatttatttaatattatattaataaaaatttaatatataatttatatatttaatataaaattgaatgttattttttagctatctatattataaaaataatcaatgaaattgtccaattaggagtcaaacaaatagaacaatagaaattttatcgggttttcggaccagcccatcgggttttcgggtctgaccctaacgggttgcgggttaatcgggtgcgggctaatcgggttgtaattttatcgggctagaaattttcaaccctaaccctataaatttagcGAGTTATTCGGCCCACGGATTGCGGgctgcattgacatccctaatgtTAATGTGCACATTAGTTATTTGATTGAATATTGATTTTGTAGTACCAAAAAAAATGATGGATGGTATAGAAATCAAATGTATTTTCCAACTCCTCCTTTATACATATTCCCTCCATATCTTGTTGCATCTTCTGCATCATCTCCGCCCTCTGGCATCGCATCTCCACCCCAGCGGAGGTCGTGTTCGTGCCTCCACAGGCCACAACCATATCCTAAAATTAATCAATCCATCGAAATATATAGGTGGTGTTCAgttttcaagataaaataatactccatccgtcccataaaaatatgtgcactttccattttcgtccgtcccacaaaaatatgtgtatttcatttttagaaagttatatcaattttaaaatgtaggtctcactattcactaacaatattttaactaccattctcgtcccctctcttactttaccataccatttcatcttctctcttactttaccaattttgtcttaattctcgtgccatatCCATTGCACATATAtctatgggacgaagggagtaccaagatataatctatgattgagttatgagattattttagtcataggggattaggtatgactaattatcccataatTATCTATCTACGATTGAGTTGTGGGATaaaatctcatgaaccaaacatattacatatttaatcccgGGATACAATCTTATAAACCCAACAACCCATAGTATAGTAAATTAGACTATGTAATTAGGTAATCTTTATCCagaaacacaaaaaatacatgTCACTTCAAACTTACAATATGTAATGCTTTGGTATGCATCATTGTGAGAGTAATCTCAGTATCACCTCTTTTTTTAAGCCGCAACAACACTTGAAGAAATGAGATCATATGGTATTAGTAATACTGCTCCTAGAGGTGCCCACGGATCGTAAACCGACGGTTTCGGTTATGAGAAAGGCAGAAcaggaaccgaaccgtgaggctatttcacggttccggttccagttcGAAAATCGGCAGTTCCGGTTCCGATTCCGAACCGTCGGTTTTCAAACGGttctcacggttccggttcggttttggcttttttttttgctatgtaatttaaaatttagacttatacaataaattgtaacaagacaatggataatttaaattgaaataagacgaataaggtgaaaatcatatcaattttattgaatttgtgtTGTAACAGACAACGAtatattacaatttacaatacatatacaagtatacaacaatgtgatataatttacaagtgtcgtcggaacataaataaaaaaaaacatgaaatgggggggggaggaaaaaattgaaaagagcttgagctcaacttaaacttttcaaatttaagttgagttgcctacgtatcaacaattttattgaggaatcaaagtccacgtagttctcttaccttgcttacctttttggtcgacCGTGCTCGCCATTCACCGCCCCCCCGGTCATTGATATTGTTGAGCGCCCTCGCTTCCAACCTCGTCATCGGTGGAAaagtcttcaccatcactctctgcacggaagtcgaaatccggctcttctgctctcatgtccgcctttgcccaatcatcaagtaacatagtgaCTTCCATgtttttggcggagagattgctccttttgtcgtctaggacacaaccgccgacactaaaagcttttTCAACGGCGATgatggaagcgggaacggcgaaaatctccttagccattatCGAGAGTATCAAAAACTCTCGATAGCCGATCAATTCCCAAGAATAGATACGTAAGGTTGCTTTTACGTTTTACCAGTGTTGTCTTGTCTcataaatccaaatcaaataatCAAATCCAAACTGTCGGTTCCGGTTATAACCGTaggttaaattaatttttttttatcaacggTCATTTTAAAAAGGTACATTACCGATTCCCCTCTCATCTCTCTCACCATAAATACAGTCGTTTCATTACTTAAATTCAGCCGATTATGATCTGAACTACACTCACCTTCTTCACTTTTTCAAACCATCATTCCCTTCACAATCCTTCTTTTATTTGCTCAATCTTAGCTATGTCCAGTGTAGGAAGTGAGAAGAGAAAATGCAAGAGGCTGCGGACGGCGCCACCAGTCCACCACCCAAAGGCGACACTCAATTCGAAAAGCTAGTAGATCCGATCGCCGGAGATCTCAAAAATGAGGGGAAAATGgatcaatttgaattcaaaatcagaattaaaaaaaatttaaaaatcggcCGAAACCGGCGATTTTGGGGTAAAACCAGTGGAACCGCCGGAAAATCGCCGGTTTCACGGTTTACCGTCGAGTTTTGCCGATTCCGGTCAAAAAACCGCCTGAAAAAGCTGCCAACGGCTGACGTCTCGAATACCTCGTTGGAACCGTAAAACCACCGGTTAACCgacggttcggtgacggtttcGGTTTGtaaaatcttgaaccggaaccggcccgcggtTCCAAAtacgacggttccggttcgtaaAAATTGTCATGGTTCCGGTTCGGCgattaaccgccggaaccggaaacCGTGGGCACCTCTGACTGCTCCCCTCCTTTGTAATTGTGCATACTACTCCCCCCCTTCACCATTTCCTTCACCATTTCCTCTTAAACAAAATCTCAAGCTTCAAACTCACCTTCTTATATTTCTCAATGAGTCTAGaatgttaattatggagcctaaaatatctcctaccatgtttaggatttgtttccttgaagtatatttccttgtgatagatttattccttaaaagatatttccttatggaatatgtttcctagtttgactagaattagggctctctagttacttataaatagaggtgctccctcattgttaaatcatcctgaaattatatagtgaaatccctggcttggcatcgcccccagacgtagatacacattgtattgaactgggtaaacaacttcttgtgttcattctctttcatattcgtgattgcctgtgtttatttcccaacaactggtatcaagagcctagggtttaagaggcagaaatcacgatggggatcgacgagaaaattgctgtagagaagttcgatggatctgatttcggattttggaagatgcagattgaggattacatgtacggtaaagatctctggaagcctttaaaaaccaaacccgaaaagatggaacatgaggagtgggagctgctggacaaaaaagcgatgagcgcgattaggctatcgttgtccaaggatgtggcttatcacacgactgcagcaaagtcgacaaaggagatgataaagatcttggaggacatgtatcagaaaccatcaacggcaaacaaggtacatctgattagacgattgtttaattttagaatgcaagagggaaagctagtgcaacaacatctcaacgagttcaacatgattacttcgcaaATGAACTCGGTTATtataaaattcgatgatgaaattcgtgccctgattttgctatcgtctctgcctgagagttgggctggcacagtgacagcagttactgctgcagagacaaaactaacagttgacagagtaagagatctgatgattggtgaggaagtttgccggagagaatcaggatcttctacttcgggatcagcactaaatacagaacagagaggcagatcgaagggaaagcaaaatcgtggaagatcaaattccagaggaaggagtcaatccaagaaggatttggataaagttaaatgctggaattgtgatgagtttgggcattttagaaatcaatgtgaggcaccgaagaagtataagaataaggatcagaaggacaagaagacagcaaacgctaccatgtctgatgacgatggcgaggcGTTGGTCTTGAGCGTCAGTAGTCCGATGGAATCGTGGGTATTGGATTCTGCGGCGTCGTTTCACTCCTGCAGTaatgtggagataatggaagactacgtttctggcgattttgggaaggtacatctggctgatgacgagcccttagatatcgtgggaaagggaaacgtgaaggtagtgacgtccaatggatccgtaataaaactgaatggagtcagacacattcctggattgcagagaagtttgatttcgattgggcagcttgatgcagaagggtacaccgtgacgtttggctgcaacaattggaagattaccaagggagctatgatagtatctcgaggtaagaaggagggtacgttgtataccacaactaactccaaagattgcattgatattgcaagtgaggcaaataatgcagatttgtggcactgtcgtcttggccacatgagcgagaaagggatgaagataatgtgctcaagaggtttactgcctggcttgaaaactgttgaagttggcctgtgcgaggattgcgtgtttgggaaacagaaaagggtgagtttctcaagaggaggcagaaaattgaagacacagaagttggagatggtccacactgatctatggggaccagcacctgtgaagtccctaggaggctctgaatattatatgactttcatcgacgactctactcgaaagctatgggtttattttctgaagagtaaatccgatgcgtttgacgctttcaggaaatggaaagcccttgttgaaactgaaaccgggatgaaggtgaagtgtctaagatccgataatggagaagaatatgaacttggaaagttcaaagaattctgcgccgagaatggaatccgcatggagaaaactgtgaaaggaactccacagcagaatggaatcacagagcgcatgaacagaacgttgaatgagcgagcaagatgcatgaggttgaaaagtggattgccaaagagtttttgggcagatgcagtcaacacagctgcattcctaattaatagaggtccatcagttcccttggagtttcggatacccgaggaggtttggacaggaaaagaggtaaatatatctttcctacgcatctttggttgtgttgcttatgctcatgttagtttcgttgagagaagtaagttggatgctaaatctattaagtgtacgttcattggttatggaggcgatgagttcggttatagactctgggatgagcagaaccgtaaggttattcgcagtagagatgtcatcttcaatgaacaggtattgtacaaggatagattggaggcgtcaagtcccagcagttctgagccacaagtggtcgagctagacatctcaaactcgagtgggagcaaggagagtcagaatgctgaagaggtgcttgaagaagaaccaagcactccaccaccgactattccgctgcctaaatcgactagagagcgacatgcacctgataggtactcgccctctaatttctatttgttacttactgatggtggtgagcccgagtgttatgcagaggcaggagaaggccctgataaacgaaggtggaaaattgccatggatgacgagtttgcctctcttctcctaaatggcacatgggagcttgtggaacttcctaaagggaaaaaggcattgcattgcaagtgggtctatcgaatcaaaggtgaagctgatggtagcaagcgctacaaggctaggctggttgtcaagggatttgagcaacgatacggtattgattatacagatgtgttcactcctattgtgaaactaactactattcgtttagtgttgagtatgATAGTTGCAaaaaatctattgttacatcagatggatgtaaagacggcattccttcatggtgatttggaggatgagttgtacatgacacagcctgaaggattcatagtaaaaggaatggaaaaccttatatgcaagttgaagaagagcttgtatggtttaaagcaagctccaaagcagtggtacaagaagtttgatggattcatgatggagattggctataaaagatgctacgctgaccattgttgttactacaagaggtttgacatgagctatcttattctgttattatatgttgatgatatgttgatcgcaggaggtgatcaaaaggagatggataagttgaaaaggcaattgtctgaacgattctccatgaaagatcttggagaggctaatcaaattttgggcatgagaatcgagcgtgacaaggcggcaggaaaattgtatctttcgcaagctgcttacattggtaaggttttggaaagattcaacatggataattcgaagccagtaagtgtgcctttgggcagtcactttaagctgtcgaagaaggagtcgccgagtacaaaagaagaacgtgctgaaatgaagaaaattccttatgcttcagcaattggcagtattatgtatgcaatggtgtgtatgaggcctgatattgcacaagcagtgggagtagtgagccggttcatgggtgatccgggcaagcaacattgggaagcagttaaatggatccttcgatacttgagaggtactacagaaagcgtcttatgtttcaatggcaagaatgtcgagctggcaggttatgtggatgcagacttggtgtccaatgatcttgatgggagaagaagcacaaccgggtatgtatttacttatggtggtactgctatttcatggacttctaagttgcagaagactgttgctttgtctactacggaggctgaatatgtagctgcgacagaggcaagcaaggagatggtgtggttgcagagtttcttagatgaacttgggaaggagaacaagagtagcatactctacagtgatagtcagagtgctattttcttggcgaagaatccagcgtttcattctaggacaaagcatgtggagttgaaatatcattacatccgacacctagtggagatgaaaatcctgcaacttgtgaagatacttggaagtgagaatcctgcagacaagtttactaaggtggtgaccttagagaaattgaagctatgcatagcttcaattggccttggaacttgaagagaaggttaggcgatgctaagcggatgaagggatgagatcacgaggaaatggttgtttaggagttgttagtctccaagtgggagattgttaattatggagcctaaaatatctcctaccatgtttaggatttgtttccttgaagtatatttccttgtgatagatttattccttaaaagatatttccttatggaatatgtttcctagtttgactagaattagggctctctagttacttataaatagaggtgctccttcattgttaaatcatcctgaaattatatagtgaaatccctggcttggcatcgcccccagacgtagatacacattgtatcgaactgggtaaacaacttcttgtgttcattctctttcatattcgtgattgcctgtgtttatttcccaacataGACGCATCAATGCAATTATTCAATTGATAGAGAAGAAATGAGATAATATGGTATAGTTCAAAATAGTTCATATGAATGAAAACAAAAATCCTCGAGCACAGCTTAAAAACATAGTGAAACCATTAATGttaatcagaaaaaaaattgaaatcgcCGTTGCCGGGAATACTTACCACTATACTACAACGACTTGATGGTTATACCTTTGCGGTTTTATAATATATCCGTTTGTATTGTTGTTGGGGATGAAGAAAAGGGAGATGCAAAGTGACAATTC
This region includes:
- the LOC121743807 gene encoding uncharacterized protein LOC121743807; translation: MTMAARLSQVISCNLKSRQEAKSPCKKARREVLLLSSTLLLADSKTDLLDKYLKKSQENRVKNDKERLDNYYKRNYKDYFGLLEGDLKQRQKEDLSETEKGILEWLETNN